A region of the Pseudarthrobacter sp. MM222 genome:
TGGCCCCGGCCGGCGCGGTCGAGATCGTCGCCAACCGCGTGGTCTGGTCGCTGCTGTTCTGCACCCTGCTGATCACGGTCACGCGCTCCTGGCGGGTGCTCGGGGCCGCGTTCCGTAACCGCACGGTAATCGGCCCGCTTGCCCTCGCAGCCGGTTTGATTGCGGTGAACTGGCTGACCTACACATACGGCGTGACCACCGGCCAGGCCGTGGAGGCCTCGCTGGGCTACTTCATCAATCCGCTCGTCTCCGTGTTGCTGGGCGTCTTCGTGCTTAAAGAGAAGCTCCGCCCGCTGCAGTGGGCCGCCGTCGTCATCGGTTTCGTTGCCGTCGGCGTCCTGACTGTCTCCTACGGGAAACTGCCGTGGATCGCATTGACCCTGGCCCTGAGCTTCGGCCTCTACGGCTTCGTCAAAAAGCGGGTGGGGCCCCGCGCGGATGCGATCACCAGCCTCTCCGTGGAGACGATTGTGCTGGCGCCGCTCGCCGCGGCCACCATGATCTTCCTGGCGGTCAGCGGGGCCGCCACGCTGTCCACCAATGGTGCCGGCCACTTCTGGCTGCTCGCGGCGTCGGGCATCATCACCGCCGTGCCGCTGCTGTTCTTCGGTGCCTCCGCGCGCCGCCTGCCGATGACCACCATCGGACTGCTGCAGTACTTCGCGCCGGTCCTGCAGTTCATCGTGGCCCTGGCCGTGTTCAAGGAAGCCATGACCACTGAGCGCTGGATCGGGTTCGGCGTCGTCTGGCTTGCACTCCTGGTCCTCACCGTGGACATGCTGCTCACCACCCGGAAGAACTCCGTCAGCCGGAAGCAGGCCCGCGCCGCCGCCTGAGGTATCCCCCGACGGCGGCACCGGTCGGTGCGGCGGTCATACCTCCGGGCTGGAAGCCACGGGTTCGTAGTCCCGCGGGACCACCACCATCGGGACCGGCAGGGCGCGCAGGACCTTGTTGGCCGTGCTGCCGATGAAGAGCTTGTTCTTTTCCCCGAGCCGCGACGAGCCCACGATCAGGATTTCGCCGCCGTCCCACTCAAGGTCGTCGATTGCTTCCTCGATGGTCCTGCCGTGTGCCACTTCAACGCCGGCGTTGTGTCCCGCCGGCAGCCGGCGTGAAGCCTCCGTCAGAACTGTGTTGGCGTGGATATGGGCAGCGTTGATGTTCTCCCCGCTGTCCCCTGCGGCATCGAGCTCCACGAGCGAGACGAGCCGCAACGGGACGCCGCGGCGTCCCGCGGATTCGATCGCCACGTCGATCGCCGCCTCCGCGCCGGTGCGCCGGCCCACGGCGAGAGTCAGCCGCGTGATCGGGTCCGTGCGGCGGTAGCCGCGCGGCGCCAGCGCCACCGGGACAGGCGACGCATGGAGCAGGGCGTTGGCCACGCTTCCCACGCTGTACCGCTTGAAGAGACCGTTGTTCGCCGCGCCCACCACGATCAGGCCGGCCTCGAATTCCACGGCCGCATCGATCAGGCCCGCGGCGAACGACTCGGCCTGCCGGACGTGGAACTTTGCCTCGAGGTCCGTCGGTACCAGCGCCAGCCCTTCGCGCTCCGCGGCCAGCGCTTCCTGCCCGGCGGCGCTGCCGGTCCCCTCGGCCTTCGGAGCGGCGCTGGCGGCACGCCGGTCCGCCACATAAACCAAGTCAAGGTGCGCCCCCTGGGCGCGGGCCATGGCCGAGGCCAGGGCTACGGCGTCGGCGCCGCGTTCGTTGGGTGTATAGCCAACTACGTATCGCATGGATGAACCCCTTATGGGTCTGGGCAGAAGCCAGCCATGCTCCGGGGTTTCCGGGCGACATTGGCCGGTCTGCGTTTCTGCAGTGGTAGGAACGACTCTAGTCCAGCGGTGCGTCGAATATCCCGTGAGGCAGGTGACTTTCGGCCCTGAGCAGGGGAATCTCTTCCGGCCTACGCTGGGACGGTCGAGGGGAGCTCAGCGTGAGTGCAGCCAGTAGTCGGAAATTTCGGGCCAGCACCTTCGTGCCGGGGATCCTGGGACTGCTGCTGCTCCTGCCGGCCTGCACCCCGCCCGCTCCGCAGCCCGGCGGCACCAGCCAGACCGGAACGGCGTCAGCCCCGGCAACGCCCACCGGCACGCCCACCGCGGTTCCGTCCATGGCGGCGCCGCCCGGGGACACGGACGAGATCGGGCCGCCGCAGAGCGGCGACAGGGTGATCGCGAGCAGTATCGCCCTCGACTGGTCCTGGCCCGGGCCGGGCCGGACGTTCAAGGCCACGCACGACAATCCGGTGCCGATCGCATCCCCGCCGGCGGCTCCGCTGCCCACGCTGTACGCGATCGGCGCTGGCCAGCACGCGTCCGAGACCCCGCCTTATGACCAGTTGAGCTTCCGGTTCACCGGAGGCTTCCCGAGCTACGACATCGAGTTTGTGCCCGAGTTGCTCGCCGACGGCAGCGGACTGCCCGTCCCGCTGCCGGGCGCGGGCGCCATCCTCAAGGTGGTGTTCCGCGGCGCCCAGGCGCACACCGCCGACGGGACCGCGAGCACCGTCACGAGCGCTCCCCCACCCGGCGTCGGCTATAAGGCCCTCACCAGCTATGCGCCGGCCGGCGACTTCGAAGGGGTGCTCAGCTACGGACTCGGCGTCGGCCGCCCGATGCCGGCTGTTCCGGAGACCAGGGTGCGCGTGTACGAGGTCGAAAAGATCCAGCAGGGCCAGCACCTGTACGTGGTGGCTCTTCAGCTGGACTCTTCCCCCTGGAAATAGCGGCTGATACGGCAGAAGAGCCGCGGACCTGTGGTCGGCGGCTCTTCTGCTGGCTTGCTTGCCTGTTAGGCGTTGGCCTTGATGGCCGCGGCCAGGACCTCAAGTCCGTCCAGCAGCAGCTCGTCGCTGATGACCAGCGGCGGGAGCAGCCGGATGACGTTGCCGTAGGTGCCGCAGGTGAGGATGATGACACCCTCCTTGAGGCAGGCCGCGGCAACGGCCTTGGTCAGTTCCGGGTTCGGTTCCTTGGAGCCGGCCTGGACCAGTTCGATCGCGAGCATGGCGCCGCGGCCGCGGACGTCACCGATGACCGACTGCTCAGACGCGAGGTCCCGCATCCTGCCGAGGGCGAGCTCCTCGATGTGCTTGGCGCGGGCGTTGAGGTCGTACTGCTCCATCGAGCCGATTGAGGCCAGCGCCGCGGCGCACGCCACCGGGTTGCCACCGTAGGTGCCGCCGAGGCCGCCCGGGTGAACGGCGTCGAGCAGGTCAGCCCGGCCCGTGATCGCGGACAGCGGCATGCCGCCGGCGATGCCCTTTGCCATCGTGATGATGTCCGGCACCACACCTTCATGGTCCACGGCGAACCATTCGCCGGTGCGGCAGAAGCCGGACTGGACCTCATCGGCGATGAAGACGATGCCCTTGTCCTTGGCCCACGCTGCCAGCGCCGGAAGGAAGCCCTCGGCGGGGACAATGAAGCCGCCCTCGCCCTGGATGGGCTCGATGATGATCGCGGCAACCTGCTCGCCGCCGATCTGCTTCTCGATCATGGTGATGGCGCGCTTGGCGGCCTCGGCGCCGGTGATCTCCGGGTTTTCCTCGCGGTACGGGTAGCTCATCGGCATCCGGTAGACCTCGGGCGCGAACGGGCCGAAATTGGTCTTGTACGGCATGGCCTTGGCGGTCAGCGCCATGGTCAGGTTGGTGCGGCCGTGGTAGGCGTGGTCGAACGCGACGACGGCGTCCCGGCCGGTGGCCAGCCGGGCCACCTTCACGGCGTTTTCGACAGCCTCGGCGCCGGAGTTGAAGAGCACCGTGCGCTTCTCGTGGTCGCCGGGGGTGAGACGGTTCAGCTGCTCGGCGACGGCGACATAGCCCTCGTACGGCGTGACCATGAAACAGGTGTGGGTGAAGTGCTCCACGGCCTCCTTGACGGCTCCGACGACGGCCGGATCCGAGGCGCCGACGCTGGTCACGGCGATGCCGGAGCCGAGGTCGATGAAGGAGTTGCCGTCGACGTCGTGGATGATGCCGCCGTCGGCGTCGGCGACGAAGACGGGGACACTGGACGCAACGCCGGCGGCCACAACGGCCTTGCGGCGGGCGGTCAAGGCGAGGGACTTGGGGCCCGGGAAGTCCGCCTGGACACGGCGTTTCTGCTCAAGACGGTAGGTGATGTCATGTGCGGTGGTGGTCATGGGAAAGCCTTTCTCAGCGGGGGGAGTTATGCGACGGCGTTTGAGTGACTGCGTTATGCGTCCAACGCAGACATCACGTGCTTGATGCGCGTGTAGTCTTCGACGCCGTACATGGACAGGTCCTTGCCGTAGCCGGACTGCTTGAAGCCGCCGTGCGGCATTTCGGCGGTAAGCATGATGTGCGTGTTGATCCACACCGCGCCGAAGTCCAGGTCGCGGCTCACGCGCATGGCGGTTCCGTGGTCGGTGGTCCAGACGCTGGAGGCCAGGGCGTACTCGACGTCGTTGGCCAGCTCAACGGCTTCCGCCTCGGTGCTGAACTTCTGCACCGTGATGACCGGCCCGAACGTTTCCTGCTGGACGATGTCATCGCTCTGCTTTGCCCCGGTGACGATGGTGGGTTCGAAGAAGAATCCCTTTTCGCCTGCACGGTGGCCGCCAATTTCGATTTTGCAGTTCTCGGGCAGGGACGCCACGACGGCGGTGACGGCGTTGAAGTGGTTCACGTTGTTCAGCGGGCCGAAGTAGTTGTCCTCGTCGTTCTGCGAGCCGGTGTGCAGGGTCTTGGTGTGCTCCACCATGGCCGCCACAACGTCGTCGTGCACTTCGTCCTGGACCAGCACGCGGGTGATCGCGGTGCAGTCCTGGCCGGCGTTGAAGAATGCGAATTCTGCGATGGCGGCGGCGCTCTTCTTGACGTCCGCGTCCTTGAACACGATGGCCGGGGCCTTGCCGCCGAGTTCCAGGTGGGCGCGCTTGAGTCCCTTGGCGGCTCCCGAGGCGACGGCGATGCCGGCCCGGACGGACCCGGTGATGGAGACCAGCCCGGGAACCTTGTGCTCCACCATCATGGCGCCGGTCTCGCCGGTGCCGAGCACGACGTTCAGGACGCCGGCCGGGAAGATGTCGCCGGTCAGGCGGGCCAGGACCAGGGTGGACTCGGGCGTGGTGTCCGAGGGCTTGAGCACCACGGTGTTGCCGGCCGCCAGGGCGGGAC
Encoded here:
- a CDS encoding gamma-aminobutyraldehyde dehydrogenase gives rise to the protein MVQTLQNFINGEFVTPAGTGTLDIVNPTNGEVVAKSPISGAADVDAAMTAAQDAFKSWKHATPAHRQLLLLKLADAIEANSDEIVEAQHRNTGQVRSLIAAEEVAAGADQLRFFAGAARLLEGKSAAEYLEGHTSYVRREPIGVVAQVAPWNYPFLMAVWKIGPALAAGNTVVLKPSDTTPESTLVLARLTGDIFPAGVLNVVLGTGETGAMMVEHKVPGLVSITGSVRAGIAVASGAAKGLKRAHLELGGKAPAIVFKDADVKKSAAAIAEFAFFNAGQDCTAITRVLVQDEVHDDVVAAMVEHTKTLHTGSQNDEDNYFGPLNNVNHFNAVTAVVASLPENCKIEIGGHRAGEKGFFFEPTIVTGAKQSDDIVQQETFGPVITVQKFSTEAEAVELANDVEYALASSVWTTDHGTAMRVSRDLDFGAVWINTHIMLTAEMPHGGFKQSGYGKDLSMYGVEDYTRIKHVMSALDA
- the rarD gene encoding EamA family transporter RarD, encoding MPKPDGSFSPATLTAPDAATPSGSPARTQPAALKAVDKDTTAGVLFGIGAYGLWGLLPLYFFVLAPAGAVEIVANRVVWSLLFCTLLITVTRSWRVLGAAFRNRTVIGPLALAAGLIAVNWLTYTYGVTTGQAVEASLGYFINPLVSVLLGVFVLKEKLRPLQWAAVVIGFVAVGVLTVSYGKLPWIALTLALSFGLYGFVKKRVGPRADAITSLSVETIVLAPLAAATMIFLAVSGAATLSTNGAGHFWLLAASGIITAVPLLFFGASARRLPMTTIGLLQYFAPVLQFIVALAVFKEAMTTERWIGFGVVWLALLVLTVDMLLTTRKNSVSRKQARAAA
- the gabT gene encoding 4-aminobutyrate--2-oxoglutarate transaminase, with translation MTTTAHDITYRLEQKRRVQADFPGPKSLALTARRKAVVAAGVASSVPVFVADADGGIIHDVDGNSFIDLGSGIAVTSVGASDPAVVGAVKEAVEHFTHTCFMVTPYEGYVAVAEQLNRLTPGDHEKRTVLFNSGAEAVENAVKVARLATGRDAVVAFDHAYHGRTNLTMALTAKAMPYKTNFGPFAPEVYRMPMSYPYREENPEITGAEAAKRAITMIEKQIGGEQVAAIIIEPIQGEGGFIVPAEGFLPALAAWAKDKGIVFIADEVQSGFCRTGEWFAVDHEGVVPDIITMAKGIAGGMPLSAITGRADLLDAVHPGGLGGTYGGNPVACAAALASIGSMEQYDLNARAKHIEELALGRMRDLASEQSVIGDVRGRGAMLAIELVQAGSKEPNPELTKAVAAACLKEGVIILTCGTYGNVIRLLPPLVISDELLLDGLEVLAAAIKANA
- a CDS encoding AMIN-like domain-containing (lipo)protein; translated protein: MSAASSRKFRASTFVPGILGLLLLLPACTPPAPQPGGTSQTGTASAPATPTGTPTAVPSMAAPPGDTDEIGPPQSGDRVIASSIALDWSWPGPGRTFKATHDNPVPIASPPAAPLPTLYAIGAGQHASETPPYDQLSFRFTGGFPSYDIEFVPELLADGSGLPVPLPGAGAILKVVFRGAQAHTADGTASTVTSAPPPGVGYKALTSYAPAGDFEGVLSYGLGVGRPMPAVPETRVRVYEVEKIQQGQHLYVVALQLDSSPWK
- a CDS encoding universal stress protein; translated protein: MRYVVGYTPNERGADAVALASAMARAQGAHLDLVYVADRRAASAAPKAEGTGSAAGQEALAAEREGLALVPTDLEAKFHVRQAESFAAGLIDAAVEFEAGLIVVGAANNGLFKRYSVGSVANALLHASPVPVALAPRGYRRTDPITRLTLAVGRRTGAEAAIDVAIESAGRRGVPLRLVSLVELDAAGDSGENINAAHIHANTVLTEASRRLPAGHNAGVEVAHGRTIEEAIDDLEWDGGEILIVGSSRLGEKNKLFIGSTANKVLRALPVPMVVVPRDYEPVASSPEV